A stretch of DNA from Oryza brachyantha chromosome 9, ObraRS2, whole genome shotgun sequence:
GCTGCAGTACTTCAGGGAGTACAAGGAGAGGCTGAAGATGGCGAAGGGGGAGAGGAAAGCCGGCGAGATCATCGGCGAGGCGCTCTACATCTGGAGCATCGGCACCAACGACTTCATCGAGAACTACTACAACCTGCCGGAGCGGCGGCTTCAGTACACGGTGGCGCAGTACGAGGCGTACCTGCTGGACCTCGCCGAGGCCGCCATCCGCGACGTGCACTCCCTCGGCGGCCGGAAGATGGACTTCACCGGGCTGACACCGATGGGCTGCCTCCCCGCCGAGCGCATCGGCAACCGCGACGACCCCGGCGAGTGCAACGAGGACTACAACGCCGTCGCCCGCAGCTTCAACGGCAAGCTGCAGGGCCTCGCCGTCAGGCTCAACAAGGAGCTCCCCGGCTTGCAGCTCGTCTACGCCGACACCTACAACATCCTCACCGCCATCGTCAACAGGCCATCCGACTACGGTGAGCAATCCTTCCTTATGTTTAAAgctgttgatttttatatatatttatttatttgtcttatttaaaaaatttaaataagtattaattgtttttatatcattttatttattgttaaatatacttttgtgtatatatatagttttacatatttaaaaaaaattaaataagacgaatagtcaaacgtatataaaaaattcaacggcgttaaatatttaaacactAAGACAACATCCATTACTACTAGTTTCTCCACTAATTAATAGCTCCATCACAATTACTAGTATCTTTACACACGTTTGggaggatttttattttatttttaatgaaataattttattactaagtaTTCTAGTTAAATATTTCAGCCTCGAAATCTCGTGGCCAAGCCATCCCGTCTGACGTAGAATGACAACACTATCATATGAGTAATAGTAATAGTTAATGTGACGGACTGACAGTTAATTTGGCATGACAGCTCTTTCCACCGCGTAGGGTTGGTGTACTGTCGTGGTGATAAAGGTGGTAAATATATAAGAATTGCATTAAGGCATGGTGTTACTTAATTGCGGCCAGTGAGTGGTTCGAGGGATGGATGGCCGGGGCAACTATCGATCGAGAGGCCGGGGCATGAACGCCACCTGCCGTGTCACGGTGTCATATATTGATGCTGTTGCACTGCAGTACGTACTCAGTGCATCTGtgaatgcatgcattcatTAATGTTCGGTTCGTTACTATACTTGCCAACTGCCGGGTATAGGTAGGTAGTTAAGCAGAGCCGTAGTAGAATGCTGGTATACCGGCTTCTACATGTCCTTgccccaaaacggcaaaaagtTCTGCTATTAGACTTTTACTACAACAGAAGTAATAATATATTCGTTTGgggtcaatttttttagaaaaagtcgAACggactatttataaataaaaacatatgtatttagtgatataaaaccCAAGTCTGAAAAGCCACGatgaaaaaatccaaaactaATTTcgaattttagcttataagcataattaaaaaaaaaagatggagatGTAGGAGACTTTATATCCTGTGTAAATTTatttggatactaatgaatctaaacatatatatatatatataattatgtacatttattaataaacGAATTTAGACACGTTGGTAgtagtacatattttttaaagataattaTACCTCGATCTGTGTTTTTTACTTAACGTTTTAGATAGCTGTGGTCTTTGACAAGTTTCatcattataattaatatacgtttgaaatattttttattgaaacaTAGACATATAACTACTAGCAATATAACTCGAATGTGTCTaccgaagttttttttttttttacgaagaTCCACAAGTATAATTCTCATATCAAATTTGTATGTAttacatgtattaattatttaagatTTCAAGGTTTTACtaccgatatatatatatatatatatatatatatatatattaacatattGTAAGACAATATGGAGCTCCTCTATCcacatatcaaaatatattcaacaCGAAACATAACTGACATTTTGTTGAAAATTGGACCTGTTGAGCTTATGCATATGTGATGCACTAGGTAGTATCATCGAACATAAAAAGGAAattgaattaatatatatgtggcATGCAAACTATGCAGATAGAGACCTCTAATTTTGTTTATCCATTTCCTGTTGTTTTGGAGACGAGCAGGTTTTGAAAATGCAGTGCAAGGTTGCTGTGGGACAGGGCTCTTCGAGGCCGGTTACTTTTGCAGCATGAGCACCTCACTCTTATGTCAAAACGCCAACAAATACGTCTTCTTTGATGCAATCCATCCCACGGAGAAAATGTACAAGATCATTGCCGACACTGTCATGAACACCACACTTAATGTGTTCCTTTAAAGTTTCTTATTTAATCTTGTGAATTGATCGATCAgtcatacatatacatatataatacgGCCTGTGAAATTACTCTCCCtctatgtgtgtatatatatacggaTGCGCTAAAGCATGTCCTTCGCACGTCTTTAATAGAGTGTGTCTCACAAGTGTTCTCCCCAGTTATGTTGTTCCCACCATCTCAATCCCATGTGTTTTCTCCCATTTTCCCTTTCACTAATAACTTACGAACAATTAATTTAGACACAAAAATTTACTCCCGCATATGTAGGTTTTTTAGTAAACAAATTACAcaaacttttatttcagtatgtgtatatatatttatatgacatTTTTCTCATAAGTCAaccttttttaaattttgagaaaattataaaaaaatgtggcaacattttcaacacaaaataaatatagcgtcaaaatatatttaacaatgaATTTAATGTAACTAATTTGGTAAACTTGGTATTATAAGTATTGATACGTTTCTCTGTCAACATGGTGAAAGTTAGCAAAACTTTGTTCAGAAAAAATCAGAACATCTTAAATATGGAATGGAAGGCGTATTACACTCTCTTGGTGTACTGTTGTGAACGAATGCAAGGATTTGCCAATTTTGTAATTAAGCCTGGACTCCAcaactaaaacatatatataccaccTCCATCAAGAAATATAACGTCTAGTCTGAATATAATTTTGAGCTTCGTAATAGTTTCAGATTTtgctataaaaaatgataacgTATTTGATTCGTGTACAATAGCGATAATAATGTAAGTGATATTAATTCTAGCTCCATGATTGCGTGAAGCGGCTCCCATCTCATCTAGCTACCAGAGCTTGCACTGCATAAACACACAACCTACATAATACTTATGAGCCGATTAGTTTGACAAATGAATATAGAACTGATCAATTGGCCAGTTAAACATATCGAAGGTTTTAATacaatggttttttttcccaagAAACCATATGGTATTTGGTCCGTTAAATATCAAATCCAAACAGATGTTCTTGCCAACTGCTCCAATCAAAGTTCCAGATTAAGGTAGCAAACAGTGGGGTAAATAACACATGAATTAGAGCCCTACAGTTGCCTGCCATTCTCTACCATACCAGAAGCAGGGACCCTCAGATTCAGATGTGTAAAGCAGGGACCCTCAGATTCAGATGTGTAGATCTTCAGCTGTATCTTCAAAAACAATGCCACAAAGCAACTCTGTATCTAGCATCAACTGTCCCATATCTGCCCCACTAGTTGTTGCAGTTTGCTAAGTACAAAAACATAAAGCAAACCAAACAACTATCCAGTGTTACACGGTTTGACTCTGAATTCTGCCAGAGCAAGAAATGTAGGAAGGCCTAACCAACAAAATCCAGCATGCATTTAAGAGCCGCCTTCCTAAATTCAATTCAACATTTCCACAGCCAtcaacaaataaaagaaagatagTGACAGCAATCATGCAGTACAGCTTTCCTTCCATTCGTTCTGGTTCTTCACTTTTAACTCAACCCACAAGATACTAACATGACAAATGGACACGTATTAGCTGATGATAACGGTAAACAAATTCATATTGATTTTGCTGCTTATCTGAAGACACAAGAAATACAACCAGCTTCCACAAAATTCGGCTTTTAAAATATGTGactttaacatttttattgcTTCGGAAATTTTGGAAAATGCAACTTGACAAGCATTGGGAGTTCAGAAAGTTCCACTTTAGACCTACCCAACAACACAGTCTTCAGCTTGTCATCGCAGTTGACAATGTTCCTATTAGTTGGGTCCTGCAAAACAAGATTAATTTCAATTAGTACTGGTAAAAATTCCCTATGGGCATTTCTAAATACAATTATACATATGAGAAGAAAGATTACAGACACAACACTTTTCTTCAAGCAAATTACTTCATTTCAAACaggttttaatttatttgaatgAAGAACTACAAGAATTGAGAAGTGTCATTCTCAATTTGCTTCAATCATGCTTCAATCATGTGACTGAGTGATACATATTGCATCGTGCTAGATGTTTTCCTTCGGTAATTTTCAGATTGGGATCAGGTGCAGTCGTTATAGCAACTGTAACTTTGGCAGTCAATCAATCTGCCACGTccaaaaataatcaaacggCTGAGACTTACGGAAAGTACTATCCCTGTTCATTCTCTTCTCGTCATACGTATTCTACTTCTTCTGTCTTGTAATTCGTCACTTCCATCCATAACAACTTTGTCGAGAAAACCCCACCGATTCAATTCAAAAGAACGTGCAGATTCCATTACATTGTTCAACTCCATCAAGAATTCAAGATTGTAGGTATAACTGGAGCATACTTGTGCTCTTCATTGGTCAAGCCATTTGTCATCCTGCCAAGCGCTCGCATGCCACCGTCCAGGAGCACTTCAAGCCCATGCCGGCGGAATGTAAAATAGGTGAATGGGAGGCAGTCACTGCTACCTTAGTGGCCAAGTTCATATTCTAATTGGGAGGTGAAGGAGCTAGGCTGACTGACCTCATTAAGCACAGAAGAAGACGCTGTTCTCAGGATATATCATCAAAGTGCATCATGATAGGGACCACAATCTTGCTGGACAGGGAAACCATGGCTGGAGTGCTGGTTATGCAAGAACCTCCAGCGCTCAGGCCGTCTTGCTACTACTGTAATGGTTGATGGGTCAGACAACTTAAGAGGCTTGCTTTATTCCTGACCCTTCGATGTGTTTTGGACGATATGGATCAGGCGACTGCTAAAGCTGCAGCGGCTACCTGATCTGATCTGTAATTTTTACTCTTGAACAATCAACAGTAGTGCTTTAGAAATACAGTGGAAATGGTTTAGTAATCATGGGAGAAGTACATATCAAGTCTTAAGAGTCCTGCTCAGATCATTCCCTTCACAGTTTCTGGGCATAAACAGGCCTAAACAGACACACTGAAGATGAGACCACAACTGTTTTCTTTCTCCACTAAATTAAAGTGGTACAATAACTGTTTTCTCcaataatttatattcaaaatggcgacaataaatgaaaaaatcgTACCACCCCATCAGAATATCATGTAAAGATAGACTATATTGTTGTTTATGTCAATCAAACAGAACTATCTGGGTCCAAAGGACGTAATGGTCATGTAGCCTTTGAAAGAAAGGATGTGCCAGGCGTTAATGGCAAGAAGAAATATCTTGAAACATAAATTCCAGGAATTCTGAGCAAACAACTATggggttgtttggtttataaCCACCGCAAACCTTAAACATATAGGTAGACAAAATTTATGctttgtcaaatatttttttgggtaaagCTAGGCCATTTGGTTTTGTTCAAACTGAAGACAATTTTGGTAGGGTAAACTGAGCTTATTTGGTTCCAGACCATCTAGACTATCAAAGTACATGTTACCAAATTTATGGCACTGCGTTAGGGCTGGGCACTACCAAAAAATTGCTAAAGAACCAAATGCAACTCTTTTAGGATGTCAGAGCTAGATTCTTTGGCCAACCCAAACAACATCCTGACCAGCCCAAGCAATCATTTTCTTCTTACACCATGCACATTTCAACAACTCAACTGGCATTAGTTGACAGTATACACCAGACTAGTaaacagaaagaaagagagttCTACTCCCCAATTAAGACCGGATCCCCCAAATCAAGATTCAATCAGATAGTCGTGCCAATTCAACGAGCTACCAAATCCAGCCAAAATAATAATGAGCTCAACCAAATTCCAGGCACTGACCGGCGAAATTTAATTCGATTCGAGGGGCAAGAGAACATGCAGATCTCCCTTAAGATTGGAGGAGCATGACGTCACTCACACACCTGGAGGTTGTTGTTCTTGATGTGTGACCAGACGCggaggaagaaagagaggtgGGACATCTGGGACTGGCCCCCGGCGAAGCCCCGCAGCGCTGTCGGAAGGTTCACCAGGTCCACCAGCCGCGCCACCTTCTTGGGGCAatcggccaccgccgccgcggaagcCCGCCGCAGCACCATCTCCCTCCTTATCTATGGTGGTGGCACACTAGCTTGAACAAGGAAGAGCAGCAGAAGGAGTTCGTGGAGAGGATCGCcggcggcagaggcggcggcccgGGCGCGGGAGGGCTGatgaagagaggagagaggagagggttTTCTGTGGGCCACAATTGGTAATGGGTATTGGGCCTATTGACCTGCTGGGCCTCGGTACCTCCTTACTTAATGGGGATTTTTCTTTGACTAGCGAAAATATactataagaattttttatcaactatactaatatcacttgtttaaatcaaatatagaCTATTCTATAATATCAGAAAATATCATACACTAATTTGCAAAAGACCGGTGGAAAGCATGGGGTGGCAGATTAACTGTCACCACCACTAagacatttaaagtagtatagattgAGCATTTGAGTCAGCTGGCgcttctttctcttttatttatgtggctgactttttatttatgtggcTGACGCATACACATACATCTTATTACACATGCAACACTAGAACGAGATCCTTCTATGTATAATTATATAGACCTACGTGTCAATAATATCGTACCTCTGACTTTACATCAGAGAATCCTCTAGCAtactcacacacacacatgaatATGCATGCTAAAACATGGTCAAAGAGATAGGGGACCAAAGCCACATCCCTAGCCTCACTTAATTTTGTTGAAATCTCACTTGAGTGTATGTAATATTTGTGAGTCtacctttttaaaatttattaccaACAAGATATCCTATTAAAAGAGATTTTAGATAGAGGCATGGAAGTCCTTACTTTCAGGAGAGCTTCTGTGCTGGAAGATACCATGTAATAGTAAGAGCTGTGTAACAGAGTGGTTCTATTAAATTTTTCTGGAATAAAGACAAACTAGTGTAGGCTTTAGATAAGAAAGGCATCTTCTCCTCTCAGCCTATGTATAGGATGATAACTTTCAGAGGTATGCTGGACAgtgatatgaaatttttttggggttctcctattattttaaaattgtttagcgtggaagaacaaaaattaatctgctggttagttaaaaaaaatgcattggaAGGGCTCGGAGTTTTGCTAGTTGTGTAATGCTTATGAAGATGgttgtcatattttctttaattgtCCTATTGCAGTTTTTAATTGGGGTATTTATAGAGATGCTTTAGGTTGGAGTAGAATTCGTTCTAACTTTGAAGATTTTGGTGATCATATCTTCTAGCCTAATAGAGTTAAGTTTGATAAAGTGGGGATATGTGTTGGCTACATGTTGTTGGTAACTTTGTATTTATTAggaatgatatgttttttattgtcTTTTCTCCGCGGAATATTCCTTTGCAGGTAATTTGTCTTGTATTACAGTGAAAAAGATTGTTAAAGAAGAAGGGGGCGGCTATTCTGGATAGTTGGATtatttctttataaaatattacaagACACCTGCGGGAGGCAAAAGATGGGATTGGCTGAAGTAGTAGTTTTCTCGTGTGTGTTTGCTGGTTTTTGTTACTGGCTAGCTAGGAGCTAGTTGAGTTTGTTCTTCAGTTGCATGCTAGGGTAGGCTTCCCTATCTAAAGTTTGTTAAGTTGTGATTTATGTTTTGAACAGTACAAATTGACCTGTCATCTTAAACCAACCTCCACGGTAACATTGTTTACTGCGTTTGTTGGCTTTATAAAAAGCAGAGCTTTTTCTTAgacatttttcttaaaaaaaatatttgtgagcATTAAAATTTGAACCCTAGCGGGTGGAGTCATGCACTAACGACATCATCACTCCATCACAAGTGTTTCCTAGCCTGCTACTCCTCCGGCGGTTATCATTTTTGGAGGTATTTGTGTATTAGAATTATTGAATGATGAAAAAGCTTTATTTTAATAGTGAGTTTAAAGAGAACTATCTCAGCCTGTAATTTTCTTTCAAACTAAAGTATATCACCTTTTTGTCCAAATTATCTTGATGAGAACTACTCTTCCGATACAATGTACTCCCACCGGTTTTTAATATGAGGCTgttagaatttggtttggtcatttatcttattcaattttttttgtgtaaataaacaaaataagtaattaaattaagtccAAAATATGTGATAATTACATAACTTTTCTAATTAAGACGTTGACATCACTTAAAAAGCAGATGGagtataaaaagaaatcttgtttattttttttattttgagttagtataaaaagaaatcttgtctattttttttattttgagttaGCTTCTTTTTAGGCGATAAAGACTACCACAATAAGTAATTATTGGTATTATTAGGAAATGAATTTGGCTTTACCAGCTGATTCTTATTACTGATATTCTCTCATGGCTTCTAATGGTTATGCTTTCACATTTCTACGTTAGCACTTACAAATCTCACactttaccaaaaaaaaaaagaaactaaatgGCAAGATAGTTGAACAAATGATGTAAACGGCATAAGAGTGATTTAATCAAGAACGTACGGTTGTAAAGTAGTCATGGAAATATAAGATGCTATCCGAATGCCATATTCTAGCACCCGCCAGGCGTCAGACGACAGCAGTTCACATCACTTCCAGTATCCAGTAAACTGTCCTTGCAAATCGCATTACCATTTACGAAACTATATTACCTATTGTAGCATATTGAgtaaatttcaatttattcACCAGCAGCGAGTACAGATAGATCTACAGCCTAGATCGA
This window harbors:
- the LOC102702963 gene encoding upstream activation factor subunit spp27; its protein translation is MVLRRASAAAVADCPKKVARLVDLVNLPTALRGFAGGQSQMSHLSFFLRVWSHIKNNNLQDPTNRNIVNCDDKLKTVLLVSCGLS
- the LOC102702492 gene encoding GDSL esterase/lipase At2g42990-like, whose product is MSIRRWLPWLVLLPALLRRGGVAAAAGKVPAVIVFGDSSVDTGNNNFIPTIARSNFWPYGRDYADGQPTGRFSNGRLATDFISEAFGLPPCIPAYLDANLTIDQLSSGVSFASAATGLDNATAGVLSVITIGEQLQYFREYKERLKMAKGERKAGEIIGEALYIWSIGTNDFIENYYNLPERRLQYTVAQYEAYLLDLAEAAIRDVHSLGGRKMDFTGLTPMGCLPAERIGNRDDPGECNEDYNAVARSFNGKLQGLAVRLNKELPGLQLVYADTYNILTAIVNRPSDYGFENAVQGCCGTGLFEAGYFCSMSTSLLCQNANKYVFFDAIHPTEKMYKIIADTVMNTTLNVFL